A stretch of the Nitratireductor thuwali genome encodes the following:
- a CDS encoding lipopolysaccharide biosynthesis protein, translating to MRFSAATTAERLLPASLARRAHPWAARIDRLVFTEDARSQAGRMSLIAFSLRIVNAVIAFVSQVLLARYMGGFEYGIFVLVWVTMIILGNISCLGFHTSILRFVPEYRGSGMIPELRGILLMSRVFVLISSTVFAMAGAAGIWLLEPAIEQYYVVPFYLGLICLPMIALSDQLQGVARANAWALWAMAPTYLMRPVLILFFLWAMHMAGYDPDARGAVIAAILATYLTTISQLLTMGRRQEHRLPPVQPRFLVRLWVQVSLPIFLVESFYFLLTNADVLMVGRFMQPTDVAIYYATVKTLALVHFVYFAVKAGVASRYAAFIHDGERQALENFARETVNWTFWPSLFMGMIVLLVGKPILTLFGPGFDAGYPLLFLLVSAVVARSSVGPAESMLTMSGHQNVCAGIYAVILAINIGLNILLIPVLGLWGAALATAIAIIFEATVLAFTVWRKLGIVMAVFLPVRTQTEKG from the coding sequence GTGCGCTTTTCTGCAGCAACGACTGCTGAACGCCTCCTGCCGGCGAGTCTGGCGCGGCGCGCGCATCCATGGGCAGCGCGGATCGACCGGCTCGTCTTCACCGAGGACGCGCGAAGCCAGGCCGGCCGCATGTCGCTGATCGCTTTCAGCCTGCGCATCGTCAACGCCGTCATCGCCTTCGTCAGCCAGGTGCTGCTTGCCCGCTACATGGGCGGCTTCGAATACGGCATCTTCGTACTGGTCTGGGTGACGATGATCATCCTCGGCAACATCTCGTGCCTGGGGTTCCACACCTCCATCCTCCGGTTCGTGCCCGAGTATCGAGGCTCGGGAATGATACCGGAACTGCGCGGCATCCTGCTGATGAGCCGGGTATTCGTGCTGATCTCGTCGACGGTGTTCGCGATGGCAGGCGCGGCCGGCATCTGGCTGCTCGAGCCGGCCATCGAGCAGTACTACGTCGTCCCCTTCTATCTCGGCCTCATCTGCCTGCCGATGATCGCGCTCAGCGACCAGCTTCAGGGCGTCGCGCGGGCCAACGCCTGGGCGCTTTGGGCGATGGCCCCTACCTATCTGATGCGGCCGGTGCTCATCCTGTTCTTCCTTTGGGCCATGCACATGGCCGGCTATGATCCCGATGCCAGGGGCGCCGTCATCGCCGCCATCCTCGCCACTTATCTCACCACGATCTCGCAGCTTCTCACCATGGGAAGGCGGCAAGAGCACCGCCTGCCGCCTGTCCAGCCGCGCTTTCTCGTGCGCCTGTGGGTGCAGGTTTCCCTGCCGATCTTCCTGGTGGAAAGCTTCTATTTCCTGCTCACCAATGCCGATGTTCTGATGGTCGGCAGGTTCATGCAGCCGACGGACGTTGCCATCTACTACGCCACGGTCAAGACGCTGGCCCTCGTCCACTTCGTCTATTTCGCCGTCAAGGCCGGCGTTGCCTCGCGCTATGCGGCCTTCATTCACGACGGCGAGCGCCAGGCGCTTGAGAACTTCGCCCGCGAGACCGTCAACTGGACCTTCTGGCCTTCGCTTTTCATGGGCATGATCGTGCTCTTGGTCGGCAAGCCGATTCTCACCCTGTTCGGACCCGGATTCGATGCCGGCTACCCCTTGCTGTTCCTGCTGGTTTCCGCGGTGGTGGCCCGTTCGTCCGTGGGGCCAGCCGAAAGCATGCTGACCATGAGCGGCCACCAGAATGTCTGCGCCGGCATCTACGCCGTCATCCTGGCGATCAATATCGGCCTCAATATCCTGCTGATCCCGGTCCTGGGCCTGTGGGGCGCGGCGCTGGCCACGGCCATAGCCATCATATTCGAGGCCACGGTGCTTGCCTTCACCGTCTGGCGCAAGCTCGGCATCGTGATGGCGGTTTTCCTGCCGGTTCGCACGCAAACGGAGAAAGGCTGA